Part of the Maridesulfovibrio sp. genome, ACTTTGTATTCCACCAGCTTCTTACCGGTCATCTTCTCGATGAGGGTACAAACCAGAACTGTGAAAACAGGACCGGAACCCACAGCGGAGAGAACAAAGAGGAAGAAGGTCCAGGGCCAGATGAAGAAACCTTCACGGAAGGCGTAAGGACGACCGAACATAACGCCGTACATACCGCCCAGAGAACCCTGGTGAAAGGTGGACAGGAAGGTTCCGATTCCTGCGAACAGAGCCATATTCACGTGCAGGTGATGGGCAAAGTGGTGCAGGAAAGGAATCTTGTTCAGCTGCTTCTGCTCGAGAACCAGCGGAATGAATTCAATGATCAGAACGGTGCAGTAGCAGGTAATACAGAAGATAACTTCTGTGAGCATGGAGTGCACGTTGGGGTGCCAGTAACCGAACCATGCGCGGATGGGCTGCCCGATATCCATGGTCAGAATGAGCATGGCTCCGGAGTAGCACAGAAATCCAACTACTACTGCAAGGTTAATAATATTTTTAAGTTGATCGATCTTGAGAATGTACTTGAGAAAACCGGTGAAGAATGCACCGGCACCAAGTGCGATAACTGCAAGGTCAAAAGTAATCCAAAGGCCGAACCCGAAGTAGTTGTCAAGGCCGGTTACGCCGATGCCGTAATAGAAAATCTTTACAGCAGCGTAGACGCCCCAGAGCAGGATGGCAGTAGGAAACACCATCCAGAGCAAGAACTTGGGCAGTCCGCAGCGTTTTACGCCTTCGGGGAAGAGATTGCTATCCATGGTAAACCTCCCTCCTAGTGCTTGTCTTCAGCTACGTGGTTATCACTCTGCTCACGGACCCAGTCACGACGGCTGATGTAGTACACCTGAGGTTCCATGCCGATAGACTCCAGAATGCGGAAAGCATTGGGGTTCTTAATCAGCTCATGAACTTTGTGCTCAGGGTTCTTGGCATCACCGAAGGAGATTGCGCCGGTGGGGCATCCTTCCAGACAGGCAGGCTGGTACCATCCGTCAGGCATCTTGGCGGGATCCAGACCTTCGGCACGGGCACGCTGACGCGCATCAAGCAGTCTGGAGTGGCAGAAGTTACATTTCTCAACAACACCGCGCGGACGGGTGGAGGTTGAGGGTGACAGCGCCTTGTCCATACCGCCGGGCCATACCGGATCAAGCCAACCAAAGTAGCGAGCGTGGTAAGGACACGCAGCCATACAGTACCTGCAACCGATGCAACGGGGATAAATCTGGCTGACGATACCGCCTTCTTCGTCCTTGGTAGTAGCAACTACAGGACAGACGGGAACGCAGGCAGGATGTCCGCACTGCATGCAGGGTCTGGGCAGGTAGGCAACTTCCCTGTTGGGAAATTCCTTACCGTTGTTGAGTTCGTACACAAGCATCCAGGTAAGGGTCTTAAGCTTGTTAGACCCTTCTTCCATGGGAGCTATGTTATTTTCAGCCTGGCAGGAGACCATACAAGCACCGCAACCGGTACACTTGTCGACATCAACTACCATGGTCCATTTAGTATCAAATTCCAATTGTTGCATAACGTGAATCCCCTGACTTTAATTTAGGCGATACTCACGAAAGAACTGGTCCACACGGACAAACCGGTGCCGGACTCAGTACCAACGGTGAGAAGTTTGGAGATGTTTTCGCCTTTACCGCTGGAGTAAGCATCCCATGCGGTGTGACCGAATCCAAGAGGTGCGGCGATAACATCGTTCATTACGCCTTCATTAATGTGGATTCTTACAGCGCACTCTCCGCCTGCTCCGGCAAGCTTGACCTTGGAACCTTCAGACACACCAAGTTTCTTGGCAGTCTTAGAGTTGACCTGAACCATAAGGTCTTTACCCAGAAGCTCAAACTTGCTGATAGCAACCACGTTCAGCGGCGGGATAGCCACAGTGGGAGTACCGAAGATAAGCTTGGAGTAAGGAGCAAGAGCGATTTCTCCACCCTTGGGCATGGCTACAGCCTTGGAGAGAACAGATGCTGCAAACTTGATGGAATCTGATTCGGTGGAATCAGATACATAAGCAGATCCTCCTACAAGGGAATCCCAGTCAGCGCCTGCTTTTTCGGCTTTAGCCTGATAAACGGCTTCTGAGGATTCGTAACCAAGGTCGATACCCAGACCGGAAGCCACGCCGAGAATTACATCAACAGTGGGCTTGCTGTTGTAGAGAGGCTCTGCAACAGGAGCACTGGCTGCGAGCATTGCTGCACCGACACCGTAAGGAGTCTGCGCATCTTCAAAACGCTCATAGCTGGTGGGGTTGGGCATAATCAGGTCAGCTTTGGAAGCTGTTTCATCCATGAAAGTGCTGAAGCTTACGAGGAAACCTGCTTTCTCAAATGCCGGAGCCAGAGCTGTGTTCTGGGGCAGAGCGTAAACAGGGTTGGCTTCGTAAGCCATCATTACTTCAGGAGCTGCAACTTTGCCTGCGGCGATACCTGCGAGGTAGCCGATAAAGTCTTTAGCAGCCAGTTCGGAACGGCCTGCAGCAGCTTCAACAGCTGCGGGCAGTTCAGGGAGAATCTTCATTCCACCGTCTTTGTTGACACGACCGAGCAGCATGTTAACAGCGGCTGCAGCAATCACGTCTGCTGCGCCGGCACCCTGAG contains:
- the qrcC gene encoding menaquinone reductase iron-sulfur cluster-binding subunit QrcC, translated to MQQLEFDTKWTMVVDVDKCTGCGACMVSCQAENNIAPMEEGSNKLKTLTWMLVYELNNGKEFPNREVAYLPRPCMQCGHPACVPVCPVVATTKDEEGGIVSQIYPRCIGCRYCMAACPYHARYFGWLDPVWPGGMDKALSPSTSTRPRGVVEKCNFCHSRLLDARQRARAEGLDPAKMPDGWYQPACLEGCPTGAISFGDAKNPEHKVHELIKNPNAFRILESIGMEPQVYYISRRDWVREQSDNHVAEDKH
- the qrcD gene encoding menaquinone reductase integral membrane subunit QrcD gives rise to the protein MDSNLFPEGVKRCGLPKFLLWMVFPTAILLWGVYAAVKIFYYGIGVTGLDNYFGFGLWITFDLAVIALGAGAFFTGFLKYILKIDQLKNIINLAVVVGFLCYSGAMLILTMDIGQPIRAWFGYWHPNVHSMLTEVIFCITCYCTVLIIEFIPLVLEQKQLNKIPFLHHFAHHLHVNMALFAGIGTFLSTFHQGSLGGMYGVMFGRPYAFREGFFIWPWTFFLFVLSAVGSGPVFTVLVCTLIEKMTGKKLVEYKVKALMGKIAGTMLCVYMFFKIIDTWAWAVGYLPSVGLTFDQMFYGNIYGQWLLWTELVLCGVVPAIMLITPSIRNNPSLLYTAAILDCIGVTINRYVFTVQTIAIPVMPFDNWETYAPNWAEWATSLMICAYGALVLSLCYRYLPMFPQELKLNKK
- the qrcB gene encoding menaquinone reductase molybdopterin-binding-like subunit QrcB → MGIDRRTFIQLVTGGVVGSLFTPVIWKSLDDASIWSQNWPWIPRLKYGSITEQASVAKFGASPCAEIVKSVGGSPYLTRGNAENAMSKGGVDPVSASGPQLMYSPSRINGPMKKTAEGKYESISWEDAEKLLSEKLAAVKGQKGKLTVVSGDITGTATEVLSGFASEMGADCYLMPSEEQGAAVALASMGGKGQIGYDLENSDFVLFVGADAMDSWGSVVRNQRVYSESRPTGEEIKTTYIYAGPFQNNTAAAADKWVPVAPGTGAIFCLGLAYHMLKAGASASASDFADFKTLVMSRFSPDKVEKATGVTGVEMAAIAKRIMKSSAPVVVAGSEFAQGAGAADVIAAAAVNMLLGRVNKDGGMKILPELPAAVEAAAGRSELAAKDFIGYLAGIAAGKVAAPEVMMAYEANPVYALPQNTALAPAFEKAGFLVSFSTFMDETASKADLIMPNPTSYERFEDAQTPYGVGAAMLAASAPVAEPLYNSKPTVDVILGVASGLGIDLGYESSEAVYQAKAEKAGADWDSLVGGSAYVSDSTESDSIKFAASVLSKAVAMPKGGEIALAPYSKLIFGTPTVAIPPLNVVAISKFELLGKDLMVQVNSKTAKKLGVSEGSKVKLAGAGGECAVRIHINEGVMNDVIAAPLGFGHTAWDAYSSGKGENISKLLTVGTESGTGLSVWTSSFVSIA